One stretch of Podospora pseudoanserina strain CBS 124.78 chromosome 4, whole genome shotgun sequence DNA includes these proteins:
- a CDS encoding hypothetical protein (COG:S; EggNog:ENOG503P3FR) — translation MPTRGPVPLSLVPSSQAETLKVGPLTVRVFEDGSNTQNRVSAVTITLPPGTSGPPMHWHRFHDELFFVTKGTVVFSTPEGDVVTKTGDCMTVPPGAIHTFRNGSESEEGECYMTATPGHYVDYFRMLSKATAGLVGGKLGKEETEHLMALFGTFPPDVESEP, via the exons ATGCCAACCCGCGGCCCCGTCCCCCTCTCTCtagtcccctcctcccaagcagAAACCCTCAAAGTCGGCCCCTTGACTGTTAGAGTTTTTGAAGACGGGTCAAACACCCAGAACAGAGTCTCAGCGGtgaccatcaccctccccccggGAACGTCAGGGCCGCCAATGCACTGGCATCGGTTTCACGACgagctcttcttcgtcaccaAGGGCACAGTCGTCTTTTCTACCCCGGAAGGGGACGTCGTCACCAAAACGGGCGACTGCATGACTGTGCCCCCGGGTGCGATCCACACGTTCAGGAATGGGAGTGAgagcgaggaaggggagtgCTACATGACGGCTACGCCGGGGCATTATGTTGATT aTTTCAGAATGTTGTCCAAGGCTactgctgggttggtgggggggaagttgggcaaggaggagacggagcaTTTG ATGGCACTGTTTGGAACTTTCCCGCCTGATGTTGAGAGTGAGCCTTGA